From a single Stigmatopora nigra isolate UIUO_SnigA chromosome 21, RoL_Snig_1.1, whole genome shotgun sequence genomic region:
- the chd4a gene encoding chromodomain-helicase-DNA-binding protein 4a isoform X2 has translation MSGSEDDRDDYGAPSDDRLMHDDEDEELSENEIQKVKKKKKAKKSRESKSSKRRSRREELAISSPEPMDTGGPEEDGSQARRSDSEGSDYTPGRKKKKRGSGSKEKKRGSERGSSKKKEPEPEEDDDDDDDDDFAEPKSSSQLLENWGMEDIEHIFTEEDYRSLTNYKAFSQFVRPLIAAKNPKIAVSKMMMVLGAKWREFSTNNPLRGAAAANAALATANVPAAVDNMVAEAAPPPPPPPPPPPPAPAPVEPQQAPPPPPLRKAKTKEGKGPNARKKSKAATKPQEKKNTAKTKKVAPLKIKLGGFNSKRKRSSSEEDEPDVDSDFEDGSVNSASVTEGANSRGPRGKKKPSSKAKPKRKKAEDGDGYETDHQDYCEVCQQGGEIILCDTCPRAYHMVCLDPDMEKAPEGTWSCPHCEKEGIQWEAREEPSEGEEENADGGEMEEDDHHMEFCRVCKDGGELLCCDSCPSSYHIHCLNPPLPEIPNGEWICPRCLCPAMKGKVQRILTWQWGEPPPPTPVPRPPDLPADAPDPSPLAGRPEREFFAKWFNMSYWHCSWVTELQLELHCQVMFRNYQRKNDMDEPPPIDFGDGEEDKSEKRKNKDPMYAKLDEKYLRFGIKMEWLMIHRILNHNVDRKNNVHYLIKWRELPYDQATWEADDMDVPEFDTYKVQYWNHRELMMGDDGKPGKKIKVKGRVKRVDRPPENPVVDPTIKFDRQPEYLDSTGGTLHPYQLEGLNWLRFSWAQGTDTILADEMGLGKTVQTAVFLYSLYKEGHSKGPFLVSAPLSTIINWEREFEMWAPGMYVVTYVGDKDSRAVIRENEFSFEDNAIRGGKKASRMKKDSSIKFHVLLTSYELITIDMAILGSIDWACLVVDEAHRLKNNQSKFFRILNNYPLQHRLLLTGTPLQNNLEELFHLLNFLTPERFSNLEGFLEEFADIAKEDQIKKLHDMLGPHMLRRLKADVFKHMPSKTELILRVELSPQQKKYYKFILTRNFEALNTKGGGNQVSLLNVVMDLKKCCNHPFLFPGAAMEAPKLPNGMYDGSSLVKAAGKLMLLQKMMRKLKDGGHRVLIFSQMTKMLDLLEDFLENEGYKYERIDGSITGGMRQEAIDRFNAPGAQQFAFLLSTRAGGLGINLATADTVIIYDSDWNPHNDIQAFSRAHRIGQNKKVMIYRFVTKASVEERITQVAKKKMMLTHLVVRPGLGSKTGSMSKQELDDILKFGTEELFKDECEGKSSRGQAAADPTDLSFRVCLFSGENKEEDSSVIHYDDKAIDRLLDRNQDATDDTEIQSMNEYLSSFKVAQYVVKDEDEEEEEVQREIIKQEESVDPDYWEKLLRHHYEQQQEDLARNLGKGKRIRKQVNYNDGSQEDRGRTSADWQDDQSDGQSDYSAASEEGDEDFDERSEANSRRPNRKGLRNDRDKPLPPLLARVGGNIEVLGFNSRQRKAFLNAVMRYGMPPQDAFTTQWLVRDLRGKSEKEFKAYVSLFMRHLCEPGADGAETFADGVPREGLSRQHVLTRIGVMSLIRKKVQEFEHVNGLWSLPWMAELEENKRAANPDSPGKTPSTGTPADTQPNTPAPVDESKSEEAVKDGDKDMKKEGEADRNGKDAAKNSSEVIAIPDDDEKSPPLSEEKKAAEEPMQVDKATNGEADGAKDSESDKKSPASADDSASPSDTKSEDSKNPDSEGKDYKSEKMETTPAAEDKKAAKEDKDAPKSEEVPKLQNGDSGKESAAALEEKKKIKGRFMFNIADGGFTELHSLWQNEERAATVTKKTNEIWHRRHDYWLLAGIIQHGYARWQDIQNDAKFAILNEPFKGEMNRGNFLEIKNKFLARRFKLLEQALVIEEQLRRAAYLNMSEDPSHPSMALNTRFSEVECLAESHQHLSKESMSGNKPANAVLHKVLKQLEELLSDMKADVTRLPATIARIPPVAVRLQMSERNILSRLASRGPDTHTQTHAQQMSQQ, from the exons ATGTCTGGGAGCGAGGACGACAGAGACGACTACGGCGCCCCGTCGGACGACCGCCTGATGCACG ATGACGAAGATGAAGAACTTTCAGAGAATGAGATTCAGaaagtgaagaagaaaaagaaggccAAAAAGAGCCGAGAAAGTAAGAGCAGCAAAAGACGGTCGCGCAGAGAG GAACTGGCCATCAGCTCCCCGGAACCAATGGACACGGGTGGGCCCGAGGAGGACGGCAGCCAGGCTCGCCGCTCCGACAGCGAAGGAAGCGACTACACACCAGGACGCAAAAAGAAGAAGCGAGGTAGCGGCAGCAAAGAAAAGAAGCGAGGTAGCGAACGGGGCTCCTCAAAGAAGAAAGAGCCTGAGCCGGAGgaagatgacgatgatgatgatgacgacgacttTGCG GAACCCAAATCGTCCTCACAGTTGCTGGAGAACTGGGGCATGGAGGACATTGAACACATCTTCACCGAGGAGGACTACCGCTCGCTGACAAACTACAAAGCCTTCAGTCAATTTGTCAG GCCTCTCATCGCTGCCAAAAACCCCAAAATTGCCGTTTCCAAGATGATGATGGTTCTCGGCGCTAAATGGAGAGAGTTTAGCACCAACAACCCCTTGAGAGGGGCGGCCGCCGCTAACGCCGCCCTTGCCACGGCCAACGTTCCCGCCGCCGTGGACAACATGGTGGCCGAGGCCgcccctccaccaccacccccgccgccgcctccaCCACCCGCACCTGCCCCGGTCGAGCCACAGCAGGCTCCACCCCCGCCCCCCCTGCGAAAGGCCAAAACCAAGGAAGGCAAAG GTCCAAACGCCCGCAAAAAGTCAAAGGCGGCCACCAAACCGCAAGAAAAGAAGAACACAGCCAAGACTAAGAAAGTGGCGCCTCTCAAGATCAAGTTGGGAGGCTTCAACAGCAAGAGAAAACGATCATCG AGCGAAGAGGACGAGCCCGATGTGGACAGCGACTTTGAGGACGGCAGCGTGAACAGCGCCTCTGTAACGGAAGGCGCCAACAGCCGCGGCCCTCGCGGCAAAAAGAAGCCTTCGTCCAAGGCCAAGCCCAAGAGGAAGAAAG CCGAGGATGGCGACGGCTATGAGACGGACCATCAAGACTATTGCGAGGTGTGCCAGCAGGGCGGGGAGATCATCCTGTGCGACACCTGTCCGCGAGCCTATCACATGGTGTGCCTGGACCCCGACATGGAAAAGGCCCCCGAGGGCACATGGAGCTGCCCGCACTgc GAGAAGGAGGGCATTCAGTGGGAGGCAAGGGAGGAGCCTTCGGAAGGCGAGGAGGAGAACGCCGACGGAGGGGAGATGGAGGAGGACGACCACCACATGGAGTTCTGCCGGGTGTGCAAGGATGGAGGCGAACTGCTGTGCTGCGACTCGTGTCCGTCGTCCTACCACATCCACTGCCTCAACCCGCCTCTGCCCGAGATCCCCAATGGAGAATGGATCTGCCCGCGCTGCCTG TGCCCCGCAATGAAAGGAAAGGTCCAGAGGATCTTGACCTGGCAGTGGGGAGAACCTCCTCCCCCGACACCGGTGCCTCGGCCGCCGGACCTCCCGGCGGATGCGCCCGATCCCTCTCCGCTGGCGGGCCGACCCGAGCGAGAATTCTTTGCCAAGTGGTTCAACATGTCCTACTGGCACTGCTCCTGGGTTACAGAGCTGCAG CTGGAACTCCACTGCCAGGTGATGTTTAGGAACTATCAGAGGAAGAACGACATGGATGAGCCGCCGCCCATCGACTTTGGTGACGGCGAAGAAGACAAGAGCGAAAAGAGGAAGAACAAGGACCCCATGTACGCAAAGCTGGACGAAAAGTACCTCCGCTTTGGAATCAAGATGGAGTGGCTGATGATTCACCGGATCCTGAACCACAA TGTGGACAGAAAGAACAATGTGCACTACCTGATCAAGTGGCGCGAGCTACCGTACGATCAGGCCACCTGGGAGGCGGATGACATGGACGTccccgagtttgacacctacAAGGTGCAATACTGGAACCACAG AGAACTGATGATGGGTGACGATGGCAAACCCGGAAAGAAAATCAAGGTCAAAGGCCGCGTCAAACGTGTGGACAGACCACCGGAAAACCCTGTCGTGGAT CCCACCATCAAGTTTGACCGTCAGCCCGAGTACCTGGACAGCACGGGTGGAACGTTGCACCCCTACCAGCTGGAGGGTCTCAACTGGTTGCGCTTCTCATGGGCACAGGGCACCGACACCATCTTGGCTGACGAGATGGGGCTCGGGAAGACGGTCCAGACAGCCGTGTTCCTCTACTCGCTTTATAAAGAG GGTCACTCCAAGGGCCCCTTCCTGGTCAGCGCGCCACTCTCCACCATCATCAATTGGGAGAGGGAGTTTGAAATGTGGGCCCCAGGTATGTACGTGGTCACGTACGTCGGTGACAAAGATAGCCGAGCCGTCATCCGCGAGAACGAGTTCTCCTTTGAGGACAACGCCATCCGAGGAGGCAAAAAGGCCTCCAGGATGAAG AAAGACTCGTCCATCAAGTTCCATGTGCTGCTGACTTCCTACGAGCTGATCACCATCGACATGGCCATTCTGGGCTCCATTGACTGGGCCTGTCTGGTGGTAGACGAGGCCCACAGGCTCAAGAACAACCAGTCCAAG TTTTTCCGCATCCTGAACAACTACCCGCTCCAACACCGGCTGCTGTTAACTGGAACGCCGTTACAAAACAACCTTGAGGAACTGTTCCACCTCCTCAACTTCCTCACGCCCGAGAGGTTCAG CAATCTGGAGGGCTTCTTGGAGGAGTTTGCCGACATTGCCAAAGAGGACCAAATCAAGAAGCTCCACGACATGCTTGGTCCGCACATGCTCAGGAGGCTCAAGGCCGACGTCTTCAAGCACATGCCCTCCAAGACCGAGCTCATTCTCCGGGTGGAGCTCAGCCCGCAGCAGAA AAAGTACTACAAATTCATCCTGACCCGAAATTTTGAAGCTCTCAACACCAAAGGAGGAGGCAACCAGGTCTCGTTACTCAACGTGGTCATGGACCTCAAAAAATGCTGCAACCACCCCTTCCTCTTCCCCGGAGCCGCCATG GAAGCGCCAAAGCTGCCCAACGGTATGTACGACGGCAGCTCGCTGGTCAAGGCCGCCGGAAAGCTGATGTTGCTGCAGAAGATGATGAGGAAGTTGAAGGACGGAGGCCACAGAGTTCTCATCTTCTCTCAG ATGACCAAAATGCTGGACCTGCTGGAAGACTTCCTGGAGAACGAAGGCTACAAATACGAGCGCATAGACGGCAGTATCACGGGGGGGATGAGGCAGGAGGCCATCGACCGATTCAACG CTCCGGGCGCGCAACAGTTTGCCTTCCTTTTATCCACGAGGGCCGGAGGTCTGGGGATCAACCTGGCAACCGCCGACACTGTCATCATATACGACTCGGACTGGAATCCGCACAATGACATACAA GCTTTCAGTCGAGCTCATCGAATCGGTCAGAACAAAAAAGTCATGATCTACCGCTTTGTCACCAAGGCGTCGGTGGAAGAAAGGATCACGCAG GTAGCCAAGAAGAAAATGATGCTGACCCACCTGGTGGTCCGACCGGGCCTGGGCTCCAAGACGGGTTCCATGTCCAAACAGGAACTGGACGACATCCTCAAGTTCGGGACGGAGGAGCTCTTCAAGGACGAGTGCGAGGGTAAGTCCTCCCGGGGCCAAGCGGCCGCCGACCCGACGGACCTCTCATTCCGGGTATGCTTGTTCTCAGGCGAGAACAAAGAGGAGGACAGCAGCGTCATCCACTACGACGACAAGGCCATCGACCGTCTGCTGGACCGCAACCAGGACGCCACCGACGACACGGAGATCCAGAGCATGAACGAGTACCTCAGTTCTTTCAAGGTGGCGCAGTACGTGGTCAAAGACGAGGACGAGGAG GAGGAGGAGGTCCAGCGAGAGATCATCAAGCAGGAGGAGAGCGTGGACCCCGACTACTGGGAGAAACTCTTGCGCCATCACTACGAGCAGCAGCAGGAGGACTTGGCCCGCAATCTGGGCAAAGGCAAGCGCATACGCAAGCAGGTCAACTACAACGATGGCTCGCAGGAGGACAGA gGTCGTACCTCAGCCGACTGGCAGGACGACCAGTCAGACGGCCAGTCGGATTACTCTGCGGCTTCCGAGGAGGGTGACGAGGACTTTGACGAGCGATCTGAAG CCAATTCACGGCGGCCCAACAGGAAGGGTCTGCGCAACGACAGAGACAAACCACTTCCTCCCCTGCTGGCCAGGGTGGGAGGTAACATTGAG GTCCTGGGTTTCAACTCGCGGCAGAGGAAGGCCTTCCTCAACGCCGTCATGCGTTACGGCATGCCCCCCCAGGACGCCTTCACCACCCAGTGGTTGGTCCGAGACCTGCGAGGGAAATCGGAGAAGGAGTTCAA GGCTTACGTCTCGCTGTTCATGCGCCACTTGTGCGAGCCCGGAGCCGACGGCGCCGAGACTTTCGCCGACGGCGTCCCCAGGGAAGGCTTGTCCAGGCAGCACGTGCTGACCCGTATCGGCGTCATGTCGCTCATCCGCAAGAAG GTACAAGAGTTCGAGCACGTCAACGGCTTGTGGTCGTTGCCGTGGATGGCAGAACTGGAGGAAAACAAAAGGGCAGCCAACCCAGACTCGCCGGGAAAGACGCCGTCCACGGGGACGCCCGCCGACACACAACCCAACACGCCCGCTCCAG TTGACGAATCGAAAAGCGAAGAGGCCGTCAAGGACGGGGACAAAGACATGAAGAAAGAGGGCGAGGCTGACCGGAACGGAAAAGACGCAGCCAAGAACTCCAGCGAG GTCATCGCCATCCCCGACGACGACGAAAAGAGTCCGCCGCTGTCGGAGGAGAAGAAGGCCGCCGAGGAGCCCATGCAGGTGGACAAGGCCACCAATGGGGAAGCCGATGGCGCCAAGGACAGCGAGAGCGACAAGAAAAGTCCGGCCAGCGCGGACGATTCGGCCTCACCCTCGGATACCAAGAGCGAAGACTCCAAAAATCCTGACTCAGAGGGCAAAG ATTACAAGTCAGAGAAGATGGAAACAACCCCTGCTGCGGAGGACAAGAAAG CCGCCAAGGAGGACAAGGACGCCCCTAAAAGCGAGGAGGTTCCCAAACTGCAAAATGGCGACAGTGGCAAAGAGAGTGCCGCCGCcctggaggagaagaagaaaattaaAGGCCGCTTCATGTTCAACATTGCCGACGGAGGCTTCACAG AGCTCCACTCGTTGTGGCAAAACGAGGAGCGCGCCGCCACCGTGACTAAGAAGACCAATGAGATTTGGCACCGACGTCACGACTACTGGCTTCTGGCCGGAATAATACA ACACGGATACGCGCGCTGGCAGGACATCCAGAATGACGCCAAGTTCGCCATCCTCAACGAGCCCTTCAAGGGAGAAATGAACCGAGGCAACTTCCTGGAAATCAAAAACAAGTTCCTGGCTAGGAGATTCAAG ctactGGAGCAGGCGCTAGTGATCGAGGAGCAGCTGCGCCGCGCCGCCTACCTCAACATGTCGGAGGACCCGTCGCACCCCTCCATGGCGCTCAACACACGTTTCAGTGAGGTGGAGTGCCTGGCCGAGTCGCACCAACACCTGAGCAAGGAGTCCATGTCGGGAAACAAGCCGGCCAACGCCGTCCTGCACAAAG TGCTGAAACAGCTGGAGGAACTCCTGAGCGACATGAAAGCCGACGTCACGCGTCTGCCGGCGACCATCGCCCGAATCCCGCCGGTGGCCGTCCGTCTGCAAATGTCCGAAAGGAACATCCTCAGCCGCCTGGCCAGCCGTGGGCCCGATACGCACACGCAGACGCACGCGCAACAG ATGTCTCAGCAGTAG